The Synchiropus splendidus isolate RoL2022-P1 chromosome 1, RoL_Sspl_1.0, whole genome shotgun sequence genome includes a window with the following:
- the scamp4 gene encoding secretory carrier-associated membrane protein 4, whose protein sequence is MAERVNNFPPLPKILRLKPCFYQNIEEEIPAPHQQLVRRVYTLWMLYSGTLCMNLISCIAWWAGGGSATNFGFALLWLLLFSPCSYTCWFRPLYKAFRADSSFNFMAFFFIFFLQCILALIQTIGISGWGTCGWIATVIFFSYNVGSAIVMLITTLLFTMVTILMVLVLLRVHRLYRGGGGSMQRAQEEWSTGLWKSAPVREAGFNAVAQTAQGPSLPQYPQAVPSYPDNSQW, encoded by the exons ATGGCAG AACGGGTGAACAACTTCCCACCGCTCCCAAAAATCCTTCGCCTCAAGCCCTGCTTTTATCAGAATATTGAAGAGGAAATTCCGGCACCGCATCAGCAGTTGGTTCGCAGAGTCTACACTCTTTGGATGT tgTATTCAGGCACTCTGTGCATGAACCTTATCTCTTGTATTGCATGGTGGGCTGGAGGTGGAAGCGCCACCAACTTTGGCTTTGCTCTGTTATGGCTCCTTCTCTTCAGCCCCTGTAGTTACACCTGCTGGTTTAGACCACTTTACAAGGCTTTCAG GGCTGACAGCTCGTTCAACTTCATGGCCTTCTTCTTTATCTTCTTCCTTCAGTGTATTCTGGCCTTAATCCAGACTATCGGCATATCTGGCTGGGGGACCTG CGGCTGGATTGCCACAGTGATCTTTTTCAGTTATAACGTCGGCTCTGCTATAGTGATGCTAATCACAACACTGCTCTTCACAATGGTGACTATTCTCATGGTTCTGGTTCTCCTGAGG GTCCACAGACTGTACCGTGGAGGTGGTGGGAGTATGCAGCGTGCTCAGGAAGAGTGGAGCACCGGCCTGTGGAAGAGTGCGCCAGTGAGAGAAGCAGGGTTCAATGCTGTCGCTCAGACAGCTCAGGGGCCCAGCCTGCCTCAGTACCCTCAAGCAGTGCCGAGCTATCCTGACAACAGTCAGTGGTAG
- the si:ch211-129c21.1 gene encoding semaphorin-4E isoform X1 translates to MSLLWALSIVCGSVLHFALGELDSRYCIPRKTVPYQNDLKQFREEGIYNYSTMLMRDDIGVLLLGARGVIYALDINNISVKKSEVYWRVTDEKQRECKYKGKHAEVECRNYIRTLHKVNDTTMFVCGTNAFSPICDYMTYTNGQLRLEGKQEEGKGKCPFDPFQRYSSLMVGSDLYSATSINFLGSEPVVLRSSNLALRTEFKSSWLSEPNFIYMDFVPESEASADGDDDKVYLFFSENAMEYDFYSKVAVSRVARVCKGDMGGQRTLQRKWTSFLKARLDCSLPGPSLPPIVQDVFLLRHEDWRQSVFYAVFTPQSSLSQVSAVCAYSVSATRDIFNEGKFKTPVAVETSHVKWVMYTGEVPVPRPGACINNVARKMGMNRSLDLPDKTLQFIRDRPLMDEIVRPLTGGPLLLKQGALLTRIVVDRVQALDGEKHAVMFIGTENGYVHKAVNYVGEMFIIEEIQVFRTAEPISVLRLLSHKGQLFAGSKFGAVQIPISNCSRYDTCVDCILARDPYCVWDLSMKQCSSVYTSSPSDSVQSLKEGDLSKCPNLGPVAVVDVTLVPGNNIRLTCQLHSNLAKVLWRFSDEALHTSNKYYVFSWGLLILNASKSDSGLYSCVSVEWIGGRTYNRTVAVYRLQLHTGVDLSSTPGTGVKNSTEPSEPPNTAAPDPEDPQTPENQSETSRVARLEVAVALLALLCLALMAVIFWFWGRRRFLKLAKPSKESEVKRPSAEYMHIPNRTSEIKLLGPEPGRPCIANNNHSVVDFKGNGEHHFTPMANISSLEGLGFINDESEI, encoded by the exons CTCCACGATGCTGATGAGGGACGACATTGGCGTGCTGCTTTTGGGGGCCAGGGGCGTTATCTACGCTCTGGACATCAACAACATCTCTGTCAAAAAGTCAGAG GTGTACTGGAGAGTCACAGATGAGAAGCAGAGGGAGTGCAAGTACAAAGGAAAGCATGCTGAG GTGGAATGCCGAAACTATATTCGAACCCTCCACAAAGTGAATGATACTACTATGTTTGTCTGCGGAACAAATGCGTTCAGCCCCATCTGTGACTACATG ACATACACCAATGGACAGTTGAGACTGGAGGGAAAGCAGGAGGAGGGAAAGGGGAAGTGTCCTTTCGACCCCTTCCAGAGATACTCCTCCCTCATGGTCG gaagtgacctgtATTCTGCCACATCCATCAACTTCTTGGGGTCGGAGCCAGTGGTCCTGCGCAGCTCAAACTTGGCCCTTCGTACTGAGTTTAAGAGCTCGTGGCTCAGTG AGCCAAATTTCATCTACATGGACTTTGTGCCTGAGAGTGAAGCTAGCGCAGATGGAGACGATGACAAAGTCTACTTGTTTTTCAGCGAGAACGCCATGGAGTATGACTTCTACAGCAAAGTGGCTGTGTCACGAGTGGCGCGAGTCTGCAAG GGGGATATGGGCGGACAGCGGACGCTGCAGAGGAAATGGACCTCGTTCCTGAAAGCCCGTCTGGATTGTTCCCTCCCTGGACCCAGCCTGCCCCCAATTGTCCAGGACGTCTTCCTGCTCAGGCATGAGGACTGGAGGCAGAGCGTCTTCTACGCCGTCTTCACTCCACAGTC GAGTCTGTCACAGGTCTCTGCAGTCTGTGCTTACAGCGTGTCTGCCACAAGAGACATCTTCAATGAGGGAAAGTTCAAGACCCCGGTTGCTGTGGAGACGTCCCATGTGAAGTGGGTGATGTACACTGGAGAGGTCCCGGTCCCCAGACCCGGAGCA TGCATCAACAATGTGGCTCGGAAGATGGGAATGAACCGCTCGCTGGACCTTCCCGACAAAACCCTCCAGTTCATCAGGGACCGTCCCCTTATGGATGAAATTGTTCGCCCTCTCACAGGGGGGCCGCTGCTGCTCAAACAGGGAGCCTTGCTGACTCGGATTGTTGTGGACAGGGTTCAGGCCCTGGACGGAGAGAAACACGCCGTCATGTTTATTGGCACTG AAAACGGTTATGTACATAAAGCTGTCAACTATGTCGGCGAGATGTTCATCATAGAGGAGATTCAGGTGTTTCGAACAGCTGAGCCCATCAGCGTCCTGCGCCTCCTATCTCACAAG GGCCAACTTTTCGCTGGATCAAAGTTTGGTGCCGTCCAGATTCCCATCAGCAACTGCAGCCGTTATGACACTTGTGTGGACTGCATCTTGGCCAGAGACCCCTACTGTGTCTGGGACTTgtccatgaaacagtgctccTCAGTCTACACTTCGTCCCCCTCTGACTCAGTACAGAGTCTGAAGGAGGGAGACCTCTCAAAATGTCCTAATTTAG GTCCGGTTGCCGTTGTGGACGTAACACTGGTTCCAGGGAACAACATCCGCCTGACCTGCCAGCTCCACTCCAACTTGGCGAAAGTCCTGTGGCGATTCTCTGATGAAGCACTTCACACCAGCAACAAATACTACGTCTTCAGCTGGGGTCTTCTCATCCTGAATGCCTCCAAGTCAGACTCAGGATTGTACTCGTGTGTCTCGGTGGAATGGATCGGCGGGAGGACATACAACCGCACTGTTGCAGTTTATCGCTTACAGCTACACACGGGGGTGGACCTCAGCTCCACTCCTGGCACTGGGGTGAAAAATTCCACAGAGCCCTCAGAGCCTCCCAACACAGCCGCTCCAGATCCAGAGGACCCTCAGACTCCCGAGAACCAGAGCGAAACCAGCCGAGTGGCTCGCTTAGAAGTTGCAGTGGCCCTGCTGGCGCTCCTCTGCCTGGCCTTGATGGCTGTCATATTTTGGTTCTGGGGTCGAAGGCGATTTCTCAAGCTTGCAAAGCCTTCGAAGGAGAGCGAGGTAAAGAGGCCGTCTGCCGAGTATATGCACATCCCCAACAGAACTTCAGAGATAAAGCTCTTGGGGCCTGAACCAGGGAGACCCTGTATTGCCAACAATAACCACTCTGTTGTGGACTTCAAAGGCAATGGAGAGCACCACTTCACACCCATGGCCAACATCTCCAGCCTGGAGGGACTGGGATTTATAAACGATGAGTCAGAGAtttga
- the si:ch211-129c21.1 gene encoding semaphorin-4E isoform X2, with translation MLMRDDIGVLLLGARGVIYALDINNISVKKSEVYWRVTDEKQRECKYKGKHAEVECRNYIRTLHKVNDTTMFVCGTNAFSPICDYMTYTNGQLRLEGKQEEGKGKCPFDPFQRYSSLMVGSDLYSATSINFLGSEPVVLRSSNLALRTEFKSSWLSEPNFIYMDFVPESEASADGDDDKVYLFFSENAMEYDFYSKVAVSRVARVCKGDMGGQRTLQRKWTSFLKARLDCSLPGPSLPPIVQDVFLLRHEDWRQSVFYAVFTPQSSLSQVSAVCAYSVSATRDIFNEGKFKTPVAVETSHVKWVMYTGEVPVPRPGACINNVARKMGMNRSLDLPDKTLQFIRDRPLMDEIVRPLTGGPLLLKQGALLTRIVVDRVQALDGEKHAVMFIGTENGYVHKAVNYVGEMFIIEEIQVFRTAEPISVLRLLSHKGQLFAGSKFGAVQIPISNCSRYDTCVDCILARDPYCVWDLSMKQCSSVYTSSPSDSVQSLKEGDLSKCPNLGPVAVVDVTLVPGNNIRLTCQLHSNLAKVLWRFSDEALHTSNKYYVFSWGLLILNASKSDSGLYSCVSVEWIGGRTYNRTVAVYRLQLHTGVDLSSTPGTGVKNSTEPSEPPNTAAPDPEDPQTPENQSETSRVARLEVAVALLALLCLALMAVIFWFWGRRRFLKLAKPSKESEVKRPSAEYMHIPNRTSEIKLLGPEPGRPCIANNNHSVVDFKGNGEHHFTPMANISSLEGLGFINDESEI, from the exons ATGCTGATGAGGGACGACATTGGCGTGCTGCTTTTGGGGGCCAGGGGCGTTATCTACGCTCTGGACATCAACAACATCTCTGTCAAAAAGTCAGAG GTGTACTGGAGAGTCACAGATGAGAAGCAGAGGGAGTGCAAGTACAAAGGAAAGCATGCTGAG GTGGAATGCCGAAACTATATTCGAACCCTCCACAAAGTGAATGATACTACTATGTTTGTCTGCGGAACAAATGCGTTCAGCCCCATCTGTGACTACATG ACATACACCAATGGACAGTTGAGACTGGAGGGAAAGCAGGAGGAGGGAAAGGGGAAGTGTCCTTTCGACCCCTTCCAGAGATACTCCTCCCTCATGGTCG gaagtgacctgtATTCTGCCACATCCATCAACTTCTTGGGGTCGGAGCCAGTGGTCCTGCGCAGCTCAAACTTGGCCCTTCGTACTGAGTTTAAGAGCTCGTGGCTCAGTG AGCCAAATTTCATCTACATGGACTTTGTGCCTGAGAGTGAAGCTAGCGCAGATGGAGACGATGACAAAGTCTACTTGTTTTTCAGCGAGAACGCCATGGAGTATGACTTCTACAGCAAAGTGGCTGTGTCACGAGTGGCGCGAGTCTGCAAG GGGGATATGGGCGGACAGCGGACGCTGCAGAGGAAATGGACCTCGTTCCTGAAAGCCCGTCTGGATTGTTCCCTCCCTGGACCCAGCCTGCCCCCAATTGTCCAGGACGTCTTCCTGCTCAGGCATGAGGACTGGAGGCAGAGCGTCTTCTACGCCGTCTTCACTCCACAGTC GAGTCTGTCACAGGTCTCTGCAGTCTGTGCTTACAGCGTGTCTGCCACAAGAGACATCTTCAATGAGGGAAAGTTCAAGACCCCGGTTGCTGTGGAGACGTCCCATGTGAAGTGGGTGATGTACACTGGAGAGGTCCCGGTCCCCAGACCCGGAGCA TGCATCAACAATGTGGCTCGGAAGATGGGAATGAACCGCTCGCTGGACCTTCCCGACAAAACCCTCCAGTTCATCAGGGACCGTCCCCTTATGGATGAAATTGTTCGCCCTCTCACAGGGGGGCCGCTGCTGCTCAAACAGGGAGCCTTGCTGACTCGGATTGTTGTGGACAGGGTTCAGGCCCTGGACGGAGAGAAACACGCCGTCATGTTTATTGGCACTG AAAACGGTTATGTACATAAAGCTGTCAACTATGTCGGCGAGATGTTCATCATAGAGGAGATTCAGGTGTTTCGAACAGCTGAGCCCATCAGCGTCCTGCGCCTCCTATCTCACAAG GGCCAACTTTTCGCTGGATCAAAGTTTGGTGCCGTCCAGATTCCCATCAGCAACTGCAGCCGTTATGACACTTGTGTGGACTGCATCTTGGCCAGAGACCCCTACTGTGTCTGGGACTTgtccatgaaacagtgctccTCAGTCTACACTTCGTCCCCCTCTGACTCAGTACAGAGTCTGAAGGAGGGAGACCTCTCAAAATGTCCTAATTTAG GTCCGGTTGCCGTTGTGGACGTAACACTGGTTCCAGGGAACAACATCCGCCTGACCTGCCAGCTCCACTCCAACTTGGCGAAAGTCCTGTGGCGATTCTCTGATGAAGCACTTCACACCAGCAACAAATACTACGTCTTCAGCTGGGGTCTTCTCATCCTGAATGCCTCCAAGTCAGACTCAGGATTGTACTCGTGTGTCTCGGTGGAATGGATCGGCGGGAGGACATACAACCGCACTGTTGCAGTTTATCGCTTACAGCTACACACGGGGGTGGACCTCAGCTCCACTCCTGGCACTGGGGTGAAAAATTCCACAGAGCCCTCAGAGCCTCCCAACACAGCCGCTCCAGATCCAGAGGACCCTCAGACTCCCGAGAACCAGAGCGAAACCAGCCGAGTGGCTCGCTTAGAAGTTGCAGTGGCCCTGCTGGCGCTCCTCTGCCTGGCCTTGATGGCTGTCATATTTTGGTTCTGGGGTCGAAGGCGATTTCTCAAGCTTGCAAAGCCTTCGAAGGAGAGCGAGGTAAAGAGGCCGTCTGCCGAGTATATGCACATCCCCAACAGAACTTCAGAGATAAAGCTCTTGGGGCCTGAACCAGGGAGACCCTGTATTGCCAACAATAACCACTCTGTTGTGGACTTCAAAGGCAATGGAGAGCACCACTTCACACCCATGGCCAACATCTCCAGCCTGGAGGGACTGGGATTTATAAACGATGAGTCAGAGAtttga